The sequence ACACAAaagataaaagcaaaaaaagggGGGCTTTACCGAGGCTTCGCTCACCTGCGAGCCTGAGCGCACTCATGCGTTGGAACTCAGGCTCCTGCAGCCATTTCCACATGCGGCGGAAGGTCTCTCTGCCGGACTTGAGTTTGGACCAGGGTTTGGGGTTCCTCAGCAGGTCGGACAGGGTCCCCTGGGACCTGCACAGGACCCGCTGGGCAAAGATGGCCTGAGGGATGCTGTAGCGCTTCAGCTCCGTGGTGATCCTCTGCGCCACTTCTTTGGTAttcacctcctccatctgtcCCCCAGAAACACCACCCCCTCCGCCCCCTTGCTGCCCGGGCCCGGAGGCCTGCTCCCGGCTGTTCCCGAGCACCTGGCCGTGCCCTTGCGCGCCGAGATGGGCGTGCGGGTGGTGGTGGAGGCCGTTGATCTGGACCATGCCCGCCGAGGAGCTCATGTGCTGCTCCGTGTGTCTGCCGAGCATGGCCGGGTGGTGAGCCTCAAACCCGCTGGGGGTGAGCATCTTCTCCCCGGGCATGGCGGCACCGGGGTGAGCGTAGGGCGGGATGCCGGCCTGGGAGGTGTGTATGCTGGCCAGACCGGAGCCAGACAGCGGGGAGAGGCTCTGGCCCATGCAGGGATCTTTGTGATGATATGCGGGATACAGACTGTTCATAGGGGCCAGACCCCGGTCCTCGCGCATCAACGTGAAGCTGCCGCTGACATTCCCGGGGATCCTCTGGTGCGGATGTGGGTGAGGATGAtggggatggtggtggtg is a genomic window of Centroberyx gerrardi isolate f3 chromosome 1, fCenGer3.hap1.cur.20231027, whole genome shotgun sequence containing:
- the onecut1 gene encoding hepatocyte nuclear factor 6, with translation MNAQLSMENIGDLHGVSHESVAGHGELLSGHSPHTRPGPRGLSHRAMGMATLLDSGDYHPSHPGHLHPAISMCEAPPGMSASSTYTTLTPLQPLPPISTVSDKFPPHHHHHHPHHPHPHPHQRIPGNVSGSFTLMREDRGLAPMNSLYPAYHHKDPCMGQSLSPLSGSGLASIHTSQAGIPPYAHPGAAMPGEKMLTPSGFEAHHPAMLGRHTEQHMSSSAGMVQINGLHHHPHAHLGAQGHGQVLGNSREQASGPGQQGGGGGGVSGGQMEEVNTKEVAQRITTELKRYSIPQAIFAQRVLCRSQGTLSDLLRNPKPWSKLKSGRETFRRMWKWLQEPEFQRMSALRLAACKRKEQDHGRSERGNVSKKPRLVFTDVQRRTLHAIFKENKRPSKELQVTIAQQLGLELATVSNFFMNARRRSLDKWLDDGSGHPVNSGPNACTKA